TTCGGTGCTATGGAAAGAAGCTCAGTCTCCATCAAATACCTGCGGTGCGACCCCGCGCTTTTTCAAAGCTAAGCGTGAATGCGCACCAAGAGAGCTAAGCGTGAACGCGCACCAAGAGAGGGAAGGAGAAGTTCCCTAATTTCCCCTCTGCTATTTCCTTTTGAGTTTATTCTACGGGATGCCAATATTCGCTCAATAGTCAACCCTTGATATAACTCATCAAAAAACAAATCATTAACATAGTTAGTTGGATCGGAATTGCTGAGCATTTGATGGGCTCCTGCCTGATCAGCTTTCACAAACACATCCCGTAAACGACGCTGCTCATTATCATCAAATTCCAGGGAATGATAGGAATTGAAATTGGAGGTTTTGCTGATCGGACGATAGGGAGGATCATAGTAAATAAAGGTGCTATGATCAGCATATTCCAGAACTTGACTAAAGTCCCTTTGTTCTATTTCAGCAATTTGGAATAGCTTGGAGACAGCTCGCAGATTATTGGCATTCAGAATTTTAGGATTTTTGTATCGTCCTACTGGCACATTAAATTCTCCTTTGCTATTGACCCGATACAGACCGTTAAAGCAAGTTTTATTCAGAAAAACGGTTATGGCAGCCCGCTTGATCCAATTGCGAGCGTAAGAGTTAGCATCTATTTGTTTATTAAAGGTGTTATATTTGTTACGATATTTGTAGTATAATGCTTTCCGACGTTGATCATCTTTGGGCAGGTATGTATTACTAAGCTTTAACAGTTCTGTAATCAGGGATTCAACATCCTGTTGGATAACCTTATACAG
The Moorena sp. SIOASIH genome window above contains:
- a CDS encoding Dam family site-specific DNA-(adenine-N6)-methyltransferase, whose translation is MANLTDYEPFHLIQKPLKKEIELASPVLKWAGGKTQLLPQLRERYSPKLRKGTLTTYIEPFVGGGAVFFDIVNSFDIHKAYLFDTNPELIILYKVIQQDVESLITELLKLSNTYLPKDDQRRKALYYKYRNKYNTFNKQIDANSYARNWIKRAAITVFLNKTCFNGLYRVNSKGEFNVPVGRYKNPKILNANNLRAVSKLFQIAEIEQRDFSQVLEYADHSTFIYYDPPYRPISKTSNFNSYHSLEFDDNEQRRLRDVFVKADQAGAHQMLSNSDPTNYVNDLFFDELYQGLTIERILASRRINSKGNSRGEIRELLLPSLGARSRLALLVRIHA